A single Cyclopterus lumpus isolate fCycLum1 chromosome 1, fCycLum1.pri, whole genome shotgun sequence DNA region contains:
- the slc44a2 gene encoding choline transporter-like protein 2 isoform X2 gives MTTSDRQGDSRKFDPNFKGPLHNRGCTDILCCILFILALLGYFAVGIIAWSQGDPRKVIYPTDSRGQFCGQAGTPLEKKPLLFYFNILKCASPLVLLELQCPTTQLCVESCPDRHLTLVKAKLGSKEDREYFQQYCKDGVDFAKLSPPEILKEGLCPAMLMPSKAFTQRCLPALGTMKGGVVVVGNETTFDAGQGYNINATDVLEASKKSNVVIEARQVAMRIFEDYTHSWHWILLGVVIAMVVSLIFIVLLRYLAGIMVWVMIVLVILVLGYGIFHCYMEFASLKGEPGSDVTIRDLGLQTDFSVYLQIRQTWLAFMIILAIVEVVIILLLIFLRKKIMIAIALIKEASRAIGYVMSSLFYPLLTFALLAVVIAYWAITAVFLSTSNEQVYKVFNNSDCEYSRETCDPKTFNTSNISAQCPDAECLFAFYGGETLYHKYLILFQFYNVFLFFWCANFVTALGQVTLSGAFASYYWAFKKPDDIPAYPIFSSLGRALRYHTGSLAFGSLILSMVQVIRVILEYLDHKLKDAQNKCAKFLLSCMKCCFWCLEKCIKFLNRNAYIMIAIYGKSFCPSARDAFFLLMRNIVRVAVLDKVTDFLLFLGKLLIVGIVGIFSFFFFSGRIRTMEEAAPSLNYYWVPILTLVVASYLIAHGFFSVYAMCVDTLFLCFCEDLERNDGSSERPYFMSPELHEILSKTKKLEEDHDGVEQGDSAKQADEVKLEEETPLQQQQDGGIQLKQQTVLKQENEEEQPLQAKTAAEEPKEEKKEEKIISQDEEAEQKEEAEVKEEAEKQEFKREEKNEEALPAAAEAEKEETGEKKEEKEESLEENPPTASQE, from the exons gGGCTGCACAGATATCCTGTGCTGTATTCTCTTCATCTTGGCCTTGTTGGGGTACTTTGCTGTTGGCATCATCG CCTGGTCTCAGGGTGACCCCAGGAAAGTGATCTATCCCACGGACAGCAGGGGGCAGTTCTGCGGACAAGCTGGAACTCCTCTGGA GAAGAAGCCTCTTCTGTTCTACTTCAACATCCTGAAATGTGCCAGCCCTCTAGTGCTGCTGGAGTTGCAGTGTCCCACCACACAG TTATGTGTGGAAAGCTGTCCTGACAGGCATCTGACGTTGGTGAAAGCCAAGTTAGGCAGCAAGGAAGACCGTGAATACTTTCAACAATACTGTAAGGATGGAGTTGACTTTGCCAAACTG AGTCCTCCTGAGATCCTGAAGGAGGGCTTGTGTCCTGCCATGCTGATGCCCAGTAAAGCCT TCACGCAGCGCTGCCTTCCTGCCCTGGGAACGATGAAaggtggggtggtggtggtgggcaaCGAGACCACTTTCGATGCGGGACAGGGCTACAATATCAATGCCACAGACGTGTTGGAGGCATCCAA GAAATCAAATGTGGTTATTGAAGCTCGCCAAGTGGCTATGAGAATCTTTGAGGACTACACTCACTCCTGGCATTGGATTTTACT TGGTGTGGTGATCGCCATGGTCGTGAGCTTGATCTTCATCGTCCTGCTGCGATACTTGGCTGGCATCATGGTCTGGGTCATGATCGTTTTGGTCATCTTAGTCCTCGGATATG GGATCTTCCACTGTTACATGGAGTTTGCGAGTCTGAAGGGAGAGCCGGGCTCTGACGTGACCATCCGAGACCTGGGGCTGCAGACGGACTTCTCTGTCTACCTGCAGATCAGACAGACCTGGCTGGCCTTCA TGATTATCCTGGCTATTGTGGAGGTCGTCATCATCCTCCTGCTCATCTTCCTCAGGAAGAAAATCATGATTGCCATCGCCCTGATCAAAGAGGCCAGCAG AGCTATTGGTTATGTGATGTCATCCCTGTTTTACCCACTGCTGACCTTTGCCCTCCTGGCCGTGGTGATAGCTTACTGGGCCATCACTGCTGT CTTCTTGTCCACCTCTAACGAGCAGGTGTACAAAGTGTTTAACAACTCTGACTGCGAGTACTCAAGAGAAACCTGCGACCCCAAG acATTCAACACGTCCAACATTTCAGCTCAGTGTCCTGATGCAGAGTGCCTGTTTGCCTTCTATGGTGGGGAGACCCTCTACCACAAATACCTCATCCTGTTCCAGTTCTACAAcgtctttctcttcttctggtGCGCCAACTTTGTGACGGCCCTGGGCCAGGTCACCCTGTCGGGGGCCTTCGCCTCGTATTACTGGGCCTTCAAGAAGCCTGATGATATTCCCGCCTACCCCATCTTCTCCTCACTGGGTCGAGCCCTCCG ATACCACACAGGGTCCCTGGCCTTTGGCTCTCTCATCCTGTCCATGGTCCAGGTCATCAGGGTCATTCTGGAGTACTTGGATCACAAGTTGAAAG ACGCTCAGAACAAGTGTGCTAAGTTCCTGCTAAGCTGCATGAAGTGCTGCTTCTGGTGTCTGGAGAAATGCATCAAGTTTCTGAACAGGAACGCCTACATCATG aTTGCCATCTATGGAAAAAGTTTCTGTCCCTCCGCTCGAGATGCCTTTTTCCTTCTGATGAGGAACATTGTCAG GGTGGCCGTTTTAGATAAAGTGACTGACTTCCTGCTGTTTCTTGGGAAGCTCCTCATTGTTGGAATCGTTG gcatcttctccttcttcttcttctctggaagAATCAGAACGATGGAGGAGGCTGCTCCATCTTTGAACTACTACTGGGTGCCAATACTG ACTTTGGTAGTGGCATCCTACCTCATCGCCCATGGCTTCTTCAGCGTGTACGCCATGTGTGTGGACACACTGTTCCTCTGCTTCT gtgaGGACTTGGAGCGAAATGACGGCTCATCCGAGAGGCCTTACTTCATGTCCCCCGAGCTGCACGAGATCCTCTCTAAAACCAAGAAGCTGGAGGAAGACCACGATGGTGTCGAGCAAGGGGATTCTGCGAAGCAAGCGGACGAGGtaaagctggaggaggagacccCTCTTCAGCAGCAACAAGATGGAGGGATCCAACTGAAACAGCAGACAGTGCTCAAGCAGGAGAACGAGGAAGAGCAGCCTCTGCAGGCCAAGACGGCTGCTGAAGAGccgaaagaggagaaaaaagaagaaaaaataatcagTCAGGATGAGGAGGCTGAGCAGAAAGAAGAAGCTGAGGTTAAAGAAGAAGCGGAAAAGCAGGAGTTTAAACGGGAGGAAAAGAACGAAGAGGCGTTGCCTGCTGCTGCGGAGGCGGAGAAAGAAGAAACTggtgaaaagaaagaggaaaaagaggaatCTTTGGAAGAAAATCCTCCCACAGCATCACAAGAGTAG